A genome region from Leifsonia sp. Root112D2 includes the following:
- a CDS encoding permease prefix domain 1-containing protein, which translates to MSTADYSNIHRYLDEAFAGIAMTPEIQDLKEEIRANLAARVGELVERGTDANAAATIAIDELGDIRQLVDDIDDDEGPTTRSGGASGTSAYLVNRVRPKPAFVVGIVIAAIATTGGLALASLGATGLLPLPSGVLILLSGIVATGVAWIVGDSLAHETTSNHPMPTTRAGGYFLATLLTLFGLEFGGLVALGALDVWAVVLAAVGIVAGVVLFTFLGATQTNRKKTWAREAERQYQVEDRFSQDPVAAARFGIYTVVIWLLAFAVFVVLSITVGFLWSWLALLAGFAVFMFVLARMLFPADSRKDAKHH; encoded by the coding sequence ATGAGCACCGCCGACTACTCGAACATTCACCGATACCTCGACGAGGCGTTCGCCGGCATCGCGATGACGCCGGAGATCCAGGACCTCAAGGAGGAGATTCGCGCCAACCTCGCCGCCCGTGTCGGCGAGCTCGTTGAGCGTGGAACGGATGCGAACGCCGCCGCGACGATAGCGATCGACGAGCTGGGCGACATCCGGCAACTCGTCGACGACATCGATGACGACGAAGGCCCCACGACGCGATCCGGCGGTGCATCCGGCACCAGCGCGTATCTGGTCAACCGTGTGCGCCCCAAGCCCGCGTTCGTCGTCGGCATCGTCATCGCCGCGATCGCCACGACCGGCGGCCTGGCGCTTGCGTCGCTGGGCGCCACCGGGCTGCTCCCGCTGCCGAGCGGCGTGCTCATCCTGCTGTCGGGAATCGTCGCAACCGGGGTCGCCTGGATCGTGGGCGACTCTCTCGCGCACGAGACGACGAGCAATCATCCGATGCCCACCACCAGGGCGGGCGGGTATTTTCTCGCGACGCTCCTCACGCTGTTCGGGCTCGAGTTCGGCGGTCTCGTTGCCCTTGGTGCGCTCGATGTGTGGGCGGTCGTGCTCGCGGCCGTCGGAATCGTGGCAGGGGTCGTGCTGTTCACCTTCCTCGGCGCCACCCAGACCAACCGCAAGAAGACCTGGGCCCGCGAGGCCGAGCGCCAGTATCAGGTCGAAGACCGCTTCTCCCAGGATCCCGTGGCCGCGGCGCGATTCGGCATCTACACCGTGGTGATCTGGTTGCTGGCCTTCGCCGTGTTCGTGGTGCTCAGCATCACGGTCGGCTTCCTGTGGTCGTGGCTTGCCCTGCTCGCCGGCTTCGCCGTCTTCATGTTCGTGCTGGCCCGGATGCTGTTCCCGGCCGACTCGAGGAAGGATGCGAAGCACCACTGA
- a CDS encoding ATP-binding cassette domain-containing protein — protein MAQPYSLPFDSSAALHAADLTKSYPGGRGKPRGASRIRALDGLSFTAETGTIFGLLGPNGAGKSTTVKILATLTRADSGSATVAGIDVARHPEQVRRAIGFVAQKQVSDPAATGTENLVLAGRLQGMRGRAARERASELLERFSLEKAARRQVKTYSGGMARKLDVAIGLMHRPQVLFLDEPTTGLDPEARAEMWAELEIMARVEQMTVLLTTHYLDEADRLASRLAIVDHGRVVAEGTPDELKNGLHGDAVIVELAPDAAVDRALAAISRVASLREISVDGRTLRARAEQGAAALPLAIAALEEASQRVASATVARPSLDDVYLRHTGRSFAVGDASANSSSTNEKEVAA, from the coding sequence GTGGCACAGCCCTATTCTCTCCCGTTCGATTCGTCGGCGGCGCTGCACGCCGCCGACCTCACCAAGAGCTATCCCGGCGGGCGCGGTAAGCCGCGCGGCGCCTCACGTATTCGGGCCCTCGACGGCCTCAGCTTCACCGCCGAGACCGGAACCATCTTCGGTCTGCTCGGCCCCAACGGCGCCGGCAAGTCCACCACCGTCAAGATCCTGGCCACCCTGACCCGGGCGGACTCGGGTTCGGCGACGGTCGCCGGCATCGACGTGGCGCGGCATCCGGAGCAGGTGCGTCGTGCCATCGGCTTCGTCGCCCAGAAGCAGGTCTCCGACCCTGCCGCCACCGGAACCGAGAACCTCGTTCTCGCCGGACGGCTGCAGGGCATGAGGGGCCGCGCCGCGCGGGAGCGCGCATCCGAATTGCTTGAGCGCTTCTCGCTCGAGAAGGCCGCTCGCCGCCAGGTGAAGACCTACTCGGGCGGCATGGCCCGCAAGCTCGACGTCGCTATAGGCCTCATGCACCGGCCCCAGGTGCTGTTTCTCGATGAGCCGACGACCGGGCTCGACCCTGAGGCGCGCGCCGAGATGTGGGCCGAGCTCGAGATCATGGCCCGCGTCGAGCAGATGACGGTGCTACTTACCACGCACTACCTCGACGAGGCCGACCGGCTGGCCAGCCGCCTCGCCATCGTTGACCATGGCCGGGTCGTGGCCGAGGGCACGCCCGACGAGCTCAAGAACGGACTTCATGGTGACGCCGTAATAGTGGAGCTGGCACCGGATGCGGCCGTCGACCGCGCTCTCGCCGCCATCTCCCGGGTCGCGTCCCTGCGGGAGATCAGCGTCGACGGGCGCACCCTGCGTGCCCGCGCCGAGCAGGGCGCCGCGGCGCTGCCGCTTGCGATAGCGGCGCTCGAGGAGGCGTCGCAACGCGTCGCATCCGCCACCGTTGCCCGGCCCAGCCTCGACGACGTGTATCTGCGCCATACCGGCCGCAGCTTCGCTGTCGGCGACGCCTCCGCGAACAGTTCCAGCACAAACGAAAAGGAGGTGGCAGCATGA
- a CDS encoding ABC transporter permease, with product MSATAPATVPATSRVTTATQPRGAIITHTVLLTGRQLRAFVRMPAYLIMNLVQPMIWLLLFGQLFRSVVNIPGFSGGGDYIVFLTPGIVMMMALFGSAWAGTSYIEDMDRGVMDRFLTSPTSRGGLVVSSMLYQAVLTVLQTLVVLGVAWLTGARFGGGLVGILILLLAAVLLTFVFAAFSGAVALLARQQAALIGISQLISFPLMFLSSAIMDTSLSPEWVRNVARFNPFEWAVVAGRQALQDAPDWAAVWANLGLLAALAVVMTWLATLAFRAYQRSA from the coding sequence ATGAGCGCCACGGCTCCCGCCACCGTCCCCGCCACGTCGAGGGTCACTACCGCGACCCAGCCGCGCGGCGCCATCATCACGCACACGGTTCTGCTCACCGGCCGGCAGCTGCGCGCATTCGTGCGGATGCCCGCCTACCTCATCATGAATCTCGTTCAGCCGATGATCTGGCTGCTGCTGTTCGGGCAACTGTTCAGATCCGTCGTGAACATTCCCGGGTTCAGCGGGGGAGGCGACTACATCGTGTTCCTCACGCCCGGAATCGTCATGATGATGGCGCTGTTCGGCAGCGCCTGGGCGGGCACCTCGTATATCGAGGACATGGATCGCGGAGTGATGGATCGCTTTCTCACCTCGCCCACCAGCCGCGGCGGTCTGGTGGTGTCATCGATGCTGTACCAGGCGGTGCTCACGGTGCTGCAGACGCTCGTCGTGCTCGGCGTGGCCTGGCTCACCGGTGCCCGCTTCGGCGGCGGGCTCGTCGGCATCCTGATTCTGCTGCTCGCGGCCGTGCTGCTCACCTTCGTGTTCGCCGCGTTCTCGGGTGCCGTGGCCCTGCTGGCCCGTCAGCAGGCAGCGCTCATCGGAATCTCGCAACTCATCTCGTTTCCGCTGATGTTTCTCAGCTCGGCCATCATGGACACGAGTCTTTCGCCCGAGTGGGTGCGCAATGTCGCCCGGTTCAATCCCTTCGAATGGGCGGTCGTGGCGGGGCGGCAGGCGCTGCAGGATGCCCCGGACTGGGCGGCCGTGTGGGCCAACCTCGGCCTGCTGGCGGCCCTCGCCGTCGTCATGACCTGGCTGGCGACGCTCGCGTTCCGCGCCTACCAGCGCTCCGCCTGA
- a CDS encoding acyl-CoA dehydrogenase family protein codes for MVDTAARAKRDPKRDPKQDPKKASQQTPRRRTTAQKVAANEPPVSTDPIDAGVPATVNVPALSRQLLGSWPEVRLAAREVAARPEMQRIDGLSMQEHRERAFGQLKLLVDNGQVHRAFPKSLGGEEDHGGNIAGFEELVTADPSLQIKSGVQWGLFGAAVLHLGTERHHTAFLPAIMSLAVPGAFAMTEIGHGSDVASIATTATYIPETQEFEIHTPFRAAWKEYNGNAAVDGKAAVVFAQLITQGVNHGVHAVYVPLRGDDGELLPGVSSEDDGLKGGLNGIDNGRLAFENVRVPRVNLLNRYGDVAEDGTYTSPISSPGRRFFTMLGTLVQGRVSLDGAAVAASKVGLAIAITYGNQRRQFTAGSDTDEEVLLDYQRHQRRLLPRLATTYAAGFAHDSLLVKFDEVFSNKAATDDERQDLETLAAALKSLSTWHALDTLQEAREACGGAGFMAENRLVGLRSDLDVYVTFEGDNNVLLQLVAKRLLTDYSRGFAKADAGALARYVVKQAAGKAYHGSGLRGLAQTVADFGSTARSVDQLRETNAQRELLTDRVETMIADVAGRLRSASKLPKQQAADLFNSQQNELIEAARAHGELLQWEAFTDALEQVTDAGTRQVLVWLRDLFGLGLLEKHLAWYLIHGRLSPQRAQAVSAYIDRLVARLRPHAQDLVDAFGYTQEHLRAPVASGAEAERQNEAREYYREERASGTAPVDEKTLKPKKK; via the coding sequence ATGGTTGACACCGCAGCGCGCGCCAAGCGAGACCCCAAGCGAGACCCCAAGCAAGACCCGAAAAAAGCCTCGCAGCAAACCCCGAGACGACGCACGACGGCGCAGAAGGTCGCGGCCAACGAGCCACCTGTCAGCACCGACCCGATCGACGCCGGCGTGCCCGCCACCGTGAATGTGCCCGCCCTCTCCCGGCAGCTGCTCGGCAGCTGGCCCGAGGTGCGCCTCGCCGCCCGCGAGGTCGCGGCGCGGCCCGAGATGCAGCGCATCGACGGTCTGAGCATGCAGGAGCACCGCGAGCGCGCATTCGGGCAGCTCAAGCTGCTCGTCGACAACGGCCAGGTGCACCGTGCTTTTCCGAAGAGCCTCGGCGGCGAGGAAGACCACGGCGGCAACATCGCCGGATTCGAGGAGCTGGTCACGGCCGACCCGAGCCTGCAGATCAAGTCGGGCGTGCAGTGGGGCCTGTTCGGGGCGGCGGTGTTGCACCTCGGCACCGAGCGCCACCACACGGCGTTCCTGCCCGCCATCATGAGCCTCGCGGTGCCGGGGGCCTTCGCGATGACCGAGATTGGTCACGGTTCGGATGTCGCATCCATCGCCACGACCGCCACCTACATTCCCGAGACGCAGGAGTTCGAGATCCACACGCCGTTCCGCGCCGCGTGGAAGGAATACAACGGCAACGCCGCCGTCGACGGCAAGGCGGCCGTGGTCTTCGCCCAGCTCATCACCCAGGGCGTCAACCACGGCGTGCACGCTGTCTACGTTCCGCTGCGTGGCGACGACGGCGAACTGCTGCCGGGTGTCTCCAGCGAAGACGACGGTCTCAAGGGCGGCCTCAACGGCATCGACAACGGCCGGCTCGCGTTCGAGAACGTGCGCGTGCCCCGCGTCAACCTGCTCAACCGCTACGGTGACGTCGCCGAAGACGGCACGTACACGAGCCCCATCTCCAGCCCCGGCCGTCGCTTCTTCACGATGCTCGGAACCCTTGTGCAGGGTCGCGTCTCGCTCGACGGGGCCGCGGTCGCGGCAAGCAAGGTGGGCCTGGCGATCGCCATCACCTACGGCAACCAGCGTCGCCAGTTCACCGCAGGAAGCGACACCGACGAGGAGGTGCTGCTCGACTACCAGCGCCACCAGCGCCGCCTGCTGCCGCGCCTGGCCACCACCTACGCCGCCGGATTCGCCCACGACAGCCTGCTCGTGAAGTTCGACGAGGTGTTCAGCAATAAGGCCGCCACCGACGACGAGAGGCAGGATCTCGAGACCCTCGCGGCCGCGCTCAAATCCCTCTCAACCTGGCACGCACTCGACACGCTGCAGGAGGCGCGCGAGGCCTGCGGTGGCGCCGGCTTCATGGCCGAGAACCGCCTGGTCGGCCTGCGCAGCGACCTCGACGTGTACGTCACTTTTGAGGGCGACAACAACGTTCTGCTGCAACTGGTGGCCAAACGCCTGCTCACCGACTACAGCCGCGGTTTTGCCAAGGCGGATGCCGGTGCCCTCGCCCGCTACGTCGTCAAGCAGGCGGCGGGCAAGGCCTACCACGGCTCGGGCCTGCGCGGCCTCGCCCAGACCGTTGCCGACTTCGGCTCGACGGCGCGATCGGTGGACCAGTTGCGCGAGACGAACGCGCAGCGCGAGTTGCTGACCGACCGCGTCGAGACCATGATCGCGGATGTCGCGGGCCGGCTGCGCAGCGCCAGCAAGCTGCCGAAGCAGCAGGCCGCCGACCTCTTCAACTCGCAGCAGAATGAGCTGATCGAGGCCGCGCGCGCCCACGGCGAGCTGCTGCAGTGGGAGGCATTCACGGATGCGCTCGAGCAGGTGACGGATGCCGGCACCCGCCAGGTGCTCGTCTGGTTGCGAGACCTGTTCGGCCTTGGCCTGCTCGAGAAGCACCTGGCCTGGTATCTCATCCACGGCCGGTTGTCGCCGCAGCGCGCGCAGGCCGTGAGCGCATACATCGACCGCCTCGTGGCGCGACTGCGCCCGCACGCGCAGGACCTTGTGGATGCCTTCGGCTACACCCAGGAGCACCTGCGCGCCCCGGTCGCCAGCGGCGCGGAGGCCGAGCGGCAGAACGAGGCCCGCGAGTACTACCGTGAGGAGCGCGCCTCGGGCACCGCCCCGGTTGACGAGAAAACCCTCAAGCCCAAGAAGAAGTAG
- a CDS encoding malate dehydrogenase, translating into MALFSEKSPVTVTVTGAGGQIGYALLFRIASGQLLGADTPVRLRLLEIPQGLAAAEGTALELQDGAFPLLRDVQVTDDATHAFDGVNVALLVGARPRGPGMERADLLAANGGIFGPQGAAINAGAASDVRVLVVGNPANTNALIASAAAPDVPAERFTAMTRLDHNRAVAQLAAKLDAPVDSIENVAIWGNHSASQYPDVFHARITRGTDGSRPVRELVDEAWLQNEFIPRVAKRGAEIIEVRGASSAASAASAAIDHVYDWVHGTGAGWTSAGVVSDGSYGVPEGLISSFPVRSVNGAWQIVEGLEIDAFSRGRIDASVAELVAERDAVRGLGLL; encoded by the coding sequence ATGGCTCTGTTCAGCGAGAAATCACCCGTGACCGTCACTGTGACCGGCGCGGGAGGGCAGATCGGTTACGCGCTGCTGTTCCGCATCGCCTCCGGCCAGCTTCTCGGCGCCGACACGCCCGTGCGACTGAGGCTGCTCGAGATTCCGCAGGGCCTCGCCGCCGCCGAGGGCACGGCGCTCGAGCTGCAGGACGGCGCGTTTCCGCTGCTGCGCGACGTGCAGGTGACGGATGACGCGACTCACGCCTTCGACGGCGTGAACGTCGCGCTGCTGGTCGGTGCGCGCCCGCGCGGGCCCGGCATGGAGCGGGCCGATCTGCTCGCGGCGAACGGCGGAATCTTCGGGCCGCAGGGGGCAGCGATCAACGCGGGAGCGGCATCCGATGTTCGCGTGCTCGTGGTGGGCAACCCGGCCAACACGAACGCCCTCATCGCCAGCGCAGCCGCACCCGACGTGCCCGCCGAGCGGTTCACGGCCATGACCCGGCTCGACCACAACCGGGCGGTGGCGCAGCTCGCGGCGAAGCTGGATGCGCCGGTCGACTCGATCGAGAACGTCGCCATCTGGGGCAACCACTCGGCGAGCCAGTATCCGGATGTCTTCCACGCGAGAATCACGCGCGGTACCGACGGCAGTCGGCCGGTACGCGAGCTCGTGGACGAGGCGTGGCTTCAGAACGAGTTCATTCCGCGGGTGGCGAAGCGGGGTGCCGAGATTATCGAGGTGCGCGGGGCGTCGAGCGCGGCATCCGCAGCGAGCGCCGCCATTGACCACGTGTACGACTGGGTGCACGGCACCGGTGCGGGCTGGACGTCGGCCGGCGTCGTCTCCGACGGTTCGTATGGCGTGCCCGAGGGGCTGATCTCGTCGTTCCCGGTGCGGTCGGTGAATGGTGCGTGGCAGATCGTGGAGGGTCTCGAGATCGATGCGTTCTCACGGGGGCGCATCGACGCATCCGTCGCCGAGCTGGTGGCCGAACGTGACGCGGTGCGGGGGCTGGGGCTACTCTAG
- the ypfJ gene encoding KPN_02809 family neutral zinc metallopeptidase, which produces MTFNPNSDIGGGKVSRRGRNTGIAAGGVGLGAIVIFLIAQFTGVDLSGLGLTDGSSGQTQVGPSDSVTECKTGADANNDVTCRMKGAAASLDTYWSGETPGLGASYHTPEFVLFTDQTSSGCGTASSATGPFYCPPDETLYVDTGFFDQLRSQFGASGGPLAEMYVVAHEWGHHIQNLQGAMATIDQRATGPSSDSVRLELQADCYAGAWVGAATQVKDKNGTTFLEPITKQQLTDALDAASAVGDDRIQQASGGQVNRESWTHGSSAQRQRWFTSGYTGGPTHCDTFASPASKL; this is translated from the coding sequence ATGACGTTCAATCCGAATTCGGATATCGGCGGGGGCAAGGTCAGTCGGCGCGGGCGTAACACGGGCATCGCGGCTGGGGGTGTCGGTCTCGGTGCGATAGTGATATTTCTCATCGCCCAGTTCACGGGAGTCGATCTCAGCGGTTTGGGGCTGACCGACGGTTCGAGCGGCCAGACTCAGGTGGGGCCGAGCGACAGCGTCACCGAATGCAAGACGGGGGCGGATGCGAACAACGACGTCACCTGCCGCATGAAGGGTGCAGCGGCATCCCTCGACACGTATTGGAGCGGTGAGACGCCCGGGCTGGGGGCGAGCTATCACACGCCCGAGTTCGTGCTCTTCACCGATCAGACCTCGAGCGGATGCGGCACCGCCTCGAGCGCGACCGGCCCGTTCTATTGCCCGCCCGACGAGACGCTCTACGTCGACACCGGCTTCTTCGACCAGCTGCGCAGCCAGTTCGGCGCATCCGGGGGTCCGCTCGCCGAGATGTACGTGGTGGCGCACGAGTGGGGACACCACATTCAGAACCTGCAGGGCGCCATGGCGACCATCGACCAGCGCGCGACCGGCCCGAGCTCAGACAGTGTGCGGCTCGAGCTGCAGGCCGATTGCTACGCGGGCGCCTGGGTGGGAGCCGCGACCCAGGTGAAGGACAAGAACGGCACCACATTTCTGGAGCCGATCACCAAGCAACAGCTGACGGATGCCCTTGATGCGGCCTCCGCGGTCGGTGACGACCGCATTCAGCAGGCCTCGGGAGGGCAGGTGAACCGGGAGAGCTGGACCCACGGCTCGAGCGCACAGCGCCAGCGCTGGTTCACCTCCGGCTACACCGGCGGCCCGACACACTGCGACACATTCGCGTCCCCCGCCTCGAAGCTCTAG
- the aroA gene encoding 3-phosphoshikimate 1-carboxyvinyltransferase, with the protein MHLSVAGSSDRAFGAVEVPNSKYHAHRALILASLAPGISRISGLSDARHVQYTVSLLRSLGTRIEIEGDTFIVHGGPYHPRSDTVTAGSSGTTLYFMVGLAALADADVTVTGQKYFQRRPIGPLLRALGEMGVEVSSPTDCPPIRVTAARPSGGTVHIAGTLSQWVSALLLLAPFAKQHTTIVIDGELNERHYIELTMRMMAQFGLRVQASADGRRYEIEPNQSAHPTDLRLPPDIGSAAFGLALAALHPADVLLRGLRNTSSAGVDHPEADFLDIAGRMGLPMVYDPDADGVRVRHDGIRLKATEIDCRDVPDMLPILSVLAARAEGESVFHNVEHVRLKESDRVVSMLQLNGMGGSLDFDGSDLHVRGVERMHGANLSSFNDHRVLMSLAVAASAAEGRSTLTFPNAYRISYPQFLDSMNELHATMAVEEGPARSGTRLGRRRIPAMDAAAAGEVTGADWVRRWATEKPHALAVVDAAPDRTDHLSWGELDVAVDKAAALFLDLGVEHGDRIAVQLPNCREFVIIAAAAMRIGAVICPIMPIFRQREVAYALRRSQAKLLVVADNFRGRQHDREIAQILDSGAGADGIRLTNVLVLHGTPGVAHVLPECANPAVTWQAWHRASAWAHVDRAALDARAPSPEDAAQLLFTSGTSGEPKGVIHRHRSLSRAAWMEVEQLGLDSSDAVYIPSPLAHQTGFLYGMWLAWELGVPQIVQGVWDAKRAIEVLSTWEGTFVQAATPFLTDLVREVEAGTPAPKALRIFVATGAAVPRALAERATRVLGASVCGAFGTTETGLGALASPTDPAAKTWGTDGKAMPGVQLRIVDDEGRPVASGIEGNFELSGPTVFDGYLDRPDLSAEVFAADGWYRTGDLATLDDDGYLRITGRVRDVINRGGEKIPVSEIEQLLYGHEAIDDVAIVAMPDARLGERACAFVTLVDGCTLSFTQMQRFLDEHEVSKHYWPERLEIIEIIPRNAVGKVQKFLLREQASALKPQRLSAVHHPSKENTSNDTESDRDARRPRKPHRTA; encoded by the coding sequence ATGCATCTGTCCGTGGCGGGGAGCTCGGATCGCGCGTTCGGCGCTGTCGAGGTGCCGAACTCGAAATACCATGCGCATCGCGCGCTCATTCTCGCCTCGCTGGCCCCGGGCATCAGCCGCATCTCCGGCCTCAGCGATGCCCGTCACGTGCAATACACGGTCTCGTTGCTGCGCTCGCTTGGCACCCGTATTGAGATCGAAGGCGACACCTTCATCGTGCACGGCGGCCCGTATCACCCGAGAAGCGACACCGTCACGGCAGGCAGCTCCGGCACGACCCTGTATTTCATGGTCGGCCTCGCCGCGTTGGCGGATGCCGACGTCACGGTCACCGGTCAGAAGTACTTCCAGCGCCGCCCGATCGGCCCGCTGCTACGGGCGCTGGGTGAGATGGGCGTCGAGGTATCGTCACCCACGGACTGCCCGCCGATCCGGGTCACGGCCGCACGCCCGTCGGGCGGAACCGTGCACATCGCCGGCACGCTCTCGCAATGGGTCTCGGCCCTGCTGTTGCTGGCGCCGTTCGCGAAGCAGCACACCACCATCGTCATCGACGGTGAGCTCAACGAGCGCCACTACATCGAACTCACGATGCGCATGATGGCGCAATTCGGACTGCGGGTGCAGGCATCCGCAGACGGCCGTCGTTACGAGATAGAACCGAATCAGTCCGCGCATCCGACCGATCTGCGGCTGCCGCCGGATATCGGCTCCGCCGCATTCGGTCTCGCCCTCGCCGCGCTGCATCCGGCCGACGTGCTGCTGCGTGGGTTACGCAACACGTCCTCCGCGGGCGTGGACCACCCCGAGGCCGACTTTCTCGACATCGCGGGCCGCATGGGCCTGCCCATGGTCTACGACCCGGATGCCGACGGCGTGCGCGTTCGGCACGACGGCATCCGGTTGAAAGCCACCGAGATCGATTGTCGTGATGTGCCCGACATGCTTCCCATCCTGTCCGTGCTCGCCGCGCGCGCGGAGGGCGAGAGCGTCTTCCACAACGTGGAGCACGTGCGGCTCAAGGAATCCGATCGCGTCGTCTCCATGCTGCAGCTGAACGGCATGGGCGGCAGCCTCGACTTCGACGGCAGCGATCTGCATGTTCGCGGCGTCGAGAGAATGCACGGCGCGAACCTGTCGTCGTTCAACGACCACCGAGTGCTCATGTCGCTCGCCGTTGCGGCATCCGCCGCCGAGGGGCGTTCGACGCTCACCTTCCCAAATGCGTATCGCATCTCGTATCCGCAGTTCCTCGACTCGATGAACGAGCTGCATGCCACCATGGCGGTCGAAGAGGGGCCGGCCAGGTCGGGCACCAGGCTGGGGCGCCGCCGCATTCCCGCGATGGATGCCGCGGCCGCCGGTGAGGTCACGGGCGCCGATTGGGTTCGCCGCTGGGCCACCGAGAAGCCGCACGCCCTGGCCGTCGTGGACGCCGCGCCCGACCGTACCGACCATCTGAGCTGGGGCGAACTCGATGTCGCCGTCGACAAGGCGGCGGCGCTGTTCCTCGACCTCGGCGTCGAGCATGGCGACCGCATCGCCGTGCAGCTGCCGAACTGCCGCGAATTCGTGATCATCGCCGCGGCCGCCATGCGCATCGGGGCCGTGATCTGCCCGATCATGCCGATCTTCCGCCAGCGCGAGGTGGCGTACGCGCTGCGGCGCTCGCAGGCAAAGCTGCTCGTCGTCGCCGACAACTTCCGTGGCCGCCAGCACGACCGCGAGATCGCGCAGATTCTCGACAGCGGGGCCGGAGCCGATGGCATCCGCCTGACGAATGTGCTGGTGCTGCACGGCACGCCGGGGGTTGCGCATGTGCTGCCAGAGTGTGCGAACCCCGCGGTCACCTGGCAGGCCTGGCACCGAGCATCTGCGTGGGCGCATGTCGACCGCGCCGCGCTCGACGCCCGCGCTCCGTCGCCCGAGGATGCCGCCCAGCTGCTGTTCACCTCGGGCACCTCGGGCGAACCGAAGGGCGTGATCCACCGGCACCGCAGCCTGAGCCGTGCCGCCTGGATGGAGGTCGAACAGCTCGGCCTCGATTCGTCGGATGCCGTCTACATTCCCTCGCCGCTCGCTCACCAGACCGGGTTTCTCTACGGCATGTGGCTGGCGTGGGAGCTGGGGGTTCCGCAGATCGTGCAGGGGGTCTGGGACGCCAAGCGCGCCATCGAGGTGCTGAGCACCTGGGAGGGCACCTTCGTTCAGGCGGCGACGCCGTTCCTCACCGACCTCGTGCGTGAGGTCGAGGCGGGCACCCCCGCCCCGAAGGCGCTGCGCATCTTCGTGGCGACGGGCGCGGCGGTGCCGCGGGCGCTCGCCGAGCGGGCGACGCGCGTGCTCGGCGCATCCGTCTGTGGAGCATTCGGAACCACCGAGACGGGCCTGGGTGCGCTGGCCTCGCCCACCGATCCGGCCGCGAAGACGTGGGGAACCGACGGCAAGGCCATGCCGGGGGTGCAACTGCGCATCGTTGACGACGAGGGGCGGCCCGTCGCATCCGGTATCGAGGGCAACTTCGAGCTGTCCGGCCCGACCGTCTTCGACGGCTACCTCGACCGCCCCGATCTGAGCGCCGAGGTGTTTGCCGCCGATGGCTGGTATCGCACTGGCGATCTTGCCACCCTCGATGATGACGGCTATCTGCGTATCACCGGGCGCGTACGCGACGTAATCAACCGCGGCGGCGAGAAGATTCCGGTCTCCGAGATCGAGCAGCTGCTCTACGGCCACGAGGCGATAGACGATGTGGCGATAGTGGCCATGCCCGACGCACGCCTGGGCGAGCGCGCCTGCGCCTTCGTCACGCTCGTCGACGGGTGCACGCTCAGCTTCACGCAGATGCAGCGCTTTCTCGACGAGCACGAGGTTTCCAAGCACTACTGGCCCGAGCGGCTCGAGATCATCGAGATCATTCCGCGCAATGCGGTGGGCAAGGTGCAGAAGTTCCTGCTGCGCGAGCAGGCCTCCGCTCTGAAGCCCCAGCGGCTCAGTGCCGTTCACCACCCCTCGAAGGAGAACACCAGCAATGACACCGAGTCAGACCGTGACGCACGACGGCCGCGGAAGCCGCATCGAACAGCCTGA